The proteins below come from a single Desulfitobacterium metallireducens DSM 15288 genomic window:
- the hemW gene encoding radical SAM family heme chaperone HemW has translation MPSLYVHVPFCVRKCAYCAFYSVPLKNSKVQDYLKGLKKEIDLRKKDASEGVSSLFVGGGTPTALAEEELEALFALLKQGFDIPEAVEQTIEGNPGTLTREKLQILRRAGINRISLGVQSFDDSLLRQIGRIHTVQDVREGVHLIREAGFRNLNLDLMFGLPGQTLGAWQDTLKKAVQLGPEHLSIYGLMVEEDTPLAQSSKLLTLLPDDDDQAEMYDWTREYLRESGYLHYETSNFARPGFECQHNLGYWQGEDYLGLGPGAVGCVQNVRSKNLEDIDRYLMNLEQNGLPLEPTDVEDLSEQERMAERMILGLRLSQGVNLASFKQEFGLDIRDIYRSVLERYLTTKVLILDEKTLKLNPDFWFVANGVLQEFV, from the coding sequence ATGCCATCACTCTATGTTCACGTTCCCTTTTGCGTACGGAAATGCGCTTATTGTGCTTTTTATTCCGTACCGCTGAAAAATTCAAAGGTTCAGGATTACTTGAAGGGGTTAAAGAAAGAAATCGACCTGCGGAAAAAGGATGCCTCTGAAGGGGTATCCTCTCTTTTTGTTGGGGGCGGAACTCCAACAGCTCTTGCGGAAGAGGAGTTAGAAGCGCTCTTTGCCCTTTTAAAACAGGGATTTGATATTCCTGAAGCAGTGGAGCAAACGATCGAAGGAAATCCGGGAACGTTGACTCGAGAGAAGTTACAAATTCTCAGACGCGCGGGAATAAATCGGATTTCTCTAGGGGTGCAGTCATTTGATGATTCTCTTTTAAGGCAGATCGGTAGGATACATACGGTTCAGGACGTTCGAGAGGGAGTGCATCTGATTCGAGAAGCTGGGTTTAGAAATCTCAACCTCGACTTAATGTTTGGACTGCCAGGTCAAACTCTTGGGGCTTGGCAGGATACCTTAAAGAAGGCTGTTCAACTTGGACCGGAACACTTATCTATTTATGGACTGATGGTTGAAGAAGATACGCCGCTGGCTCAGAGTTCAAAGCTTTTGACGCTTCTTCCCGATGATGATGATCAGGCGGAAATGTATGATTGGACGAGAGAATATCTGCGAGAATCAGGCTATCTTCATTATGAAACCTCGAATTTTGCGCGACCTGGGTTTGAGTGTCAGCACAATTTAGGCTATTGGCAGGGAGAAGATTATCTAGGTCTTGGACCAGGCGCTGTCGGTTGTGTTCAAAACGTTCGTTCCAAGAATCTTGAAGATATAGACCGATATCTAATGAATCTAGAACAAAATGGGTTGCCGCTTGAACCTACTGATGTGGAAGATCTCTCTGAACAGGAGCGGATGGCCGAACGGATGATCCTTGGGCTTCGTCTTTCACAAGGAGTGAACCTCGCGTCCTTTAAACAAGAATTTGGGCTGGATATTCGGGATATTTATCGATCGGTTTTGGAACGCTATCTTACGACTAAGGTTTTAATTTTAGATGAAAAGACGTTGAAACTGAACCCCGATTTTTGGTTTGTTGCCAATGGTGTTCTGCAAGAATTCGTTTAA
- the lepA gene encoding translation elongation factor 4, with protein sequence MAQASQRIRNFSIIAHIDHGKSTLADRLIEYTGALSKREMEDQVLDSMDLERERGITIKLQTVRLNYKAKDGQVYELNLIDTPGHVDFTYEVSRSLAACEGALLVVDAAQGIEAQTLANVYLALENNLEIIPVINKIDLPSADPERVKQEIEDVIGLDASEAILASAKSGMGIEDVLEAVVKRVPPPQGEDSAPLKALIFDSNFDAYKGAISHVRIMEGRVAKGTRMKMMSNNRVFEVTEVGTYSPAMRLVDELKAGQVGFISASIKNVQDTRVGDTITDADHPALFPLPGYRSATPMVFCGLYPVESSDYERLKDALEKLHLNDASLVFEAETSVALGFGYRCGFLGLLHMEVIQERLEREYDLNLITTAPSVVYHVNKTNGEVVKVDNPTNLPPIDEIASIEEPVVKATIMVPSDYVGAIMELNQEKRGTYLNMDYLSVNRVSLIYELPLSEIVYDYFDQLKSRTKGYASLDYELSGYKAARLVKLDVLLNGDLVDALSFIVHRDKADSRGRKLVEKLRGIIPRQMFEIPIQAVIGSKVVARETVRAMRKDVLAKCYGGDISRKRKLLEKQKEGKKRMKQVGSVEIPQDAFMAVLQIDD encoded by the coding sequence GTGGCACAAGCGTCACAACGAATACGGAACTTCTCAATTATTGCGCATATTGATCATGGCAAATCGACGTTAGCGGACCGCCTGATTGAATATACAGGGGCACTTTCTAAACGGGAGATGGAGGACCAGGTTTTAGACTCGATGGATTTGGAGCGAGAGCGTGGGATTACGATTAAACTCCAAACGGTTCGTTTAAATTATAAAGCAAAAGATGGTCAGGTTTATGAGCTGAACCTTATTGATACCCCAGGACATGTGGACTTTACCTATGAAGTTTCGCGGAGTTTAGCTGCCTGTGAAGGAGCACTTTTAGTTGTAGATGCTGCTCAAGGTATTGAAGCGCAGACTTTAGCCAACGTTTATTTAGCTCTGGAAAATAACTTGGAGATTATTCCGGTTATCAATAAAATCGATTTACCCAGTGCCGATCCAGAACGGGTTAAACAAGAAATTGAAGATGTAATTGGGCTGGATGCCAGCGAGGCGATCCTCGCTTCAGCCAAATCGGGCATGGGTATCGAAGATGTTTTGGAAGCCGTTGTTAAACGGGTTCCACCCCCACAAGGAGAAGATAGCGCTCCTCTCAAGGCGTTGATTTTCGATTCGAATTTTGATGCTTATAAGGGAGCTATTTCGCACGTCCGTATTATGGAAGGCCGTGTGGCTAAAGGAACTCGAATGAAGATGATGTCTAACAATCGTGTATTCGAAGTTACAGAAGTTGGAACGTATTCACCAGCGATGCGTCTTGTTGATGAACTAAAGGCGGGTCAGGTAGGTTTTATTTCAGCAAGCATTAAAAATGTCCAAGATACGCGCGTTGGGGATACAATTACAGATGCAGATCATCCTGCACTTTTCCCACTCCCTGGTTATCGCAGTGCAACTCCAATGGTGTTCTGCGGGTTGTATCCCGTCGAATCAAGTGATTACGAACGACTGAAGGATGCTTTGGAAAAACTTCATCTTAATGATGCGAGTCTCGTGTTTGAAGCAGAAACTTCAGTGGCGCTTGGGTTTGGCTATCGTTGCGGCTTTCTTGGACTTTTGCATATGGAAGTCATCCAAGAACGGCTGGAACGGGAGTATGATCTTAATCTGATTACGACGGCCCCTAGTGTGGTGTACCACGTGAATAAGACCAATGGAGAAGTCGTTAAGGTGGATAATCCGACGAATCTCCCTCCGATAGATGAAATCGCTAGCATTGAAGAACCTGTCGTTAAGGCGACGATAATGGTCCCTTCCGACTATGTAGGAGCGATCATGGAGCTTAATCAGGAGAAACGTGGCACCTATCTGAATATGGATTATTTGTCTGTTAACCGAGTCAGTCTCATCTATGAGCTTCCTTTAAGCGAAATTGTTTATGATTACTTTGACCAACTGAAGTCGCGGACGAAAGGGTATGCTTCGTTAGATTATGAGTTGTCCGGATATAAAGCGGCGAGATTGGTGAAACTTGATGTTCTCTTAAATGGAGATTTAGTCGATGCCCTTTCCTTTATCGTCCACAGAGATAAAGCGGATAGCCGAGGACGTAAATTGGTGGAAAAATTAAGAGGAATTATCCCGCGGCAAATGTTTGAGATACCGATTCAAGCTGTAATTGGCTCGAAGGTTGTTGCTCGGGAAACCGTGCGTGCGATGCGGAAGGATGTCCTTGCGAAGTGTTACGGTGGCGATATTTCTCGGAAACGCAAACTCCTCGAAAAGCAAAAAGAAGGAAAGAAACGCATGAAGCAGGTTGGAAGCGTAGAGATTCCGCAGGATGCGTTTATGGCGGTTCTACAGATTGACGATTAA